The Juglans regia cultivar Chandler chromosome 2, Walnut 2.0, whole genome shotgun sequence genome includes a window with the following:
- the LOC109016499 gene encoding two-pore potassium channel 1-like: MASNDAKVKGSLLSGLVNPTSQTNMTDTRNRRRYQRGKRSVPARSSFSMQTTIGSAPTRPCKSIIEKIDPDLMHVAIFLAVYIVAGTLCFYNLRPQMKGEKTNAIIDTVYFCIVTMATVGYGDLVPDSVLTKLLACVFAFTGVALVGLVLSKAADTLVKKHEDLLVKALQMYQSCGLIEEANKEVKINGVRYKCLLVLMLLVVLIITGTTFLATVEKLDLIDAFYCVCITITTLGYGDESFKTKGGRVFAVFWILTSTITLAQFFAYVAELKTESRHRELFERVLGRKMTDDDLEKADVDDDSSLETAEFILYMLQDMGKITKDDISLVKEELERLDVDQSRTLSVSDIMVQADKVALPM; encoded by the exons ATGGCCAGCAATGATGCAAAAGTGAAAGGGTCTTTGCTATCAGGATTGGTGAATCCTACATCTCAAACAAACATGACAGATACTCGTAACAGAAGACGATATCAGCGTGGTAAACGCTCTGTTCCTGCTCGTTCTTCTTTCTCCATGCAGACAACAATTGGTAGTGCTCCTACTAGGCCGTGTAAATCCATCATTGAGAAAATAGACCCTGATCTAATGCATGTAGCCATATTCTTGGCCGTATATATAGTAGCAGGAACATTGTGCTTCTATAACCTGAGGCCCCAGATGAAAGGAGAGAAAACAAATGCAATTATTGACACTGTCTACTTCTGTATTGTAACAATGGCCACTGTCGGATATGGAGACCTTGTGCCTGACAGTGTCCTCACAAAACTACTGGCCTGCGTTTTTGCCTTCACAGGAGTGGCACTGGTTGGATTAGTCCTGAGCAAAGCAGCAGACACTTTGGTCAAGAAGCATGAAGATTTGCTAGTAAAAGCTTTACAGATGTATCAGAGTTGCGGTCTAATTGAAGAAGCTAACAAAGAGGTTAAGATCAATGGAGTGAGATACAAGTGTTTGTTGGTCCTTATGCTTCTAGTGGTGCTCATAATTACTGGGACAACATTCCTAGCTACGGTTGAGAAGTTAGACCTTATTGATGCATTTTATTGTGTTTGTATCACTATCACAACCCTTGGATACGGAGATGAGAGCTTCAAAACCAAAGGAGGGCGCGTTTTTGCAGTGTTTTGGATACTCACAAGTACCATTACTTTGGCTCAGTTTTTTGCCTACGTTGCTGAGCTTAAAACTGAGAGCAGACATAGGGAATTGTTCGAGAGGGTTCTTGGTCGGAAGATGACAGATGATGATCTGGAAAAAGCGGATGTTGATGATGATAGTTCTTTGGA GACTGCTGAGTTCATCCTATATATGCTTCAAGATATGGGGAAGATTACCAAAGATGACATCTCTCTTGTGAAGGAGGAGTTGGAACGGCTCGATGTTGATCAATCAAGAACTTTGTCAGTGTCTGATATAATGGTTCAAGCAGACAAAGTGGCTCTACCTATGTGA